In Mycteria americana isolate JAX WOST 10 ecotype Jacksonville Zoo and Gardens chromosome 3, USCA_MyAme_1.0, whole genome shotgun sequence, a single genomic region encodes these proteins:
- the LOC142407603 gene encoding gallinacin-9 isoform X2: MRILFFLVAVLFFLFQATPAYSQEPADTLACRQNRGSCSFVACSGPLVDVGTCRNGKLKCCKW; this comes from the exons ATGAGAATCCTCTTCTTCCTTGTTGctgttctcttcttcctcttccaggccACTCCAG cttACAGCCAAGAACCTGCTGACACCCTAGCATGCCGGCAAAACCGGGGCTCCTGCTCGTTTGTTGCATGCTCTGGTCCTCTGGTTGACGTTGGGACCTGCCGCAACGGGAAGCTGAAATGCTGCAAATGGTAA
- the LOC142407603 gene encoding gallinacin-9 isoform X1 produces MRILFFLVAVLFFLFQATPAYSQEPADTLACRQNRGSCSFVACSGPLVDVGTCRNGKLKCCKWTPSS; encoded by the exons ATGAGAATCCTCTTCTTCCTTGTTGctgttctcttcttcctcttccaggccACTCCAG cttACAGCCAAGAACCTGCTGACACCCTAGCATGCCGGCAAAACCGGGGCTCCTGCTCGTTTGTTGCATGCTCTGGTCCTCTGGTTGACGTTGGGACCTGCCGCAACGGGAAGCTGAAATGCTGCAAATG GACACCCAGTTCCTAA